One Miscanthus floridulus cultivar M001 chromosome 11, ASM1932011v1, whole genome shotgun sequence DNA window includes the following coding sequences:
- the LOC136491816 gene encoding uncharacterized protein → MRLGHYPLIIDPIVYKKSLTKVLMDRGSGLNILYIDTLDAMRIPQSELCLASSPFHRVILGAQPYPLEQINLPATFGSQANFRSEVLTFEVVDFLGSYHAILGQPCYTKFMAIPNYTYLKLKMLGPNGVITMSSAFSHTFACDREHYKLATAVVNSSKLPWLGESLALVVPDCNKPTSSTAFCLLEETKAVGIDPTNSTKMVLIGT, encoded by the coding sequence atGAGACTAGGAcactacccgctcatcatcgaccccatcgtctacaagaagagcctcaccaaggtgctgatggacaggggcagcggcctcaacatcctatacatcgacacccttgatgccatgcgcatcccccaatCAGAGCTCTGCCTGGCAAGCTCCCCCTTCCACAGGGTGATCCTGGGAGCGCAGCCATACCCGCTCGAACAGATCAATCTGCCCGCCACATTCGGTAGCCAGGCCAACtttcgctcggaggtcctcaccttcgaggtggtggactttctggggtcctaccatgccatcttggggcagccatgctatacaaaattcatggcaatccccaactacacctacctcaagttgaagatgctaggaccaaatGGCGTCATCACCATGAGTAGCGCCTTTTCACACACCTTCGCCTGTGACCGCGAGCACTACAAGCTCGCCACGGCGGTCGTCAACTCGTCCAAGCTCCCATGGCTCGGGGAATCATTGGCCCTggtagtcccagactgcaacaaaccaacttcATCGACGGCCTTCTGCCTGCTCGaagaaaccaaggcagtggggatTGACCCCACCAACTCAACCAAGATGGTTCTGATCGGGACCTAG